The following proteins come from a genomic window of Triticum aestivum cultivar Chinese Spring chromosome 6A, IWGSC CS RefSeq v2.1, whole genome shotgun sequence:
- the LOC123131072 gene encoding putative mannan endo-1,4-beta-mannosidase 9, translated as MGTSNARWLMVVSCLAVMALAAGARRPSIDDDAAPAPAPAPIKWGVKAEVRGFARADGTRFTVGGRPFYPNGFNAYWLMYMASNPADRSKVLDVLDQASRLGATVIRTWAFSDGGSNRPLQTTPGVYSEDVFVGLDFVIAEAKKRGLYLILSLVNNWGDFGGKRQQYVQWAKDQGHNLGSDDDFFRDALTQQFYKEHVKVRPSIVSFVCFVCVEQRVLTRINSFTGVAYKDEPTIFAWELMNEPRVLTDPSGKTMQAWVALMSSYVKSIDDKHMVEVGLEGFYGESTPERKRFNPGGDSAGTDFIGNNRIPTVDFATIHYYPDVWLPGSTGEQQVEFWKKWMASHIEDTAKALRKPLVVAEFGWNSVGNAVTARDDYFRMVYDAIYASAKRGGPCAGGLFWQVLAPGMESWTDRYAVVLERSSTTAAIVSQEYARIGRITP; from the exons ATGGGCACCAGCAACGCGCGATGGCTGATGGTCGTGTCGTGTCTGGCCGTCATGGCCCTGGCGGCCGGAGCGCGCCGGCCGAGCATCGATGACGACGCTGCGCCCGCCCCGGCACCGGCTCCCATCAAGTGGGGAGTAAAGGCGGAGGTCCGCGGGTTCGCGAGGGCGGACGGGACGCGGTTCACGGTGGGCGGCCGGCCGTTCTACCCGAACGGCTTCAACGCCTACTGGCTCATGTACATGGCGTCGAACCCCGCCGACCGGAGCAAGGTGCTCGACGTGCTGGACCAGGCGTCCCGCCTCGGCGCGACGGTCATCAGGACGTGGGCCTTCAGCGATGGCGGCAGCAACCGTCCGCTGCAGACCACCCCCGGCGTGTACAGCGAGGACGTGTTCGTG GGACTAGACTTTGTGATCGCCGAAGCGAAGAAGCGAGGGCTCTACTTGATCCTGAGCCTGGTGAACAACTGGGGTGACTTTGGCGGGAAGAGACA ACAGTATGTGCAGTGGGCCAAAGACCAGGGCCACAACCTGGGCTCCGACGATGACTTCTTCAGGGACGCCCTCACCCAGCAGTTCTACAAGGAGCACGTCAAGGTCCGGCCGTCC ATCGTATCATTTGTGTGTTTTGTGTGTGTGGAACAGAGGGTGCTGACGAGGATCAACAGCTTCACGGGGGTGGCGTACAAGGACGAGCCCACCATCTTTGCATGGGAGCTGATGAACGAGCCCCGCGTGCTGACCGACCCCTCCGGGAAGACCATGCAGGCCTGGGTGGCGCTCATGTCCTCCTACGTCAAGTCCATCGATGACAAGCACATGGTGGAGGTCGGCCTCGAGGGGTTTTACGGCGAATCCACGCCCGAGCGCAAGCGGTTCAACCCTGGCGGAGACTCCGCCGGCACCGACTTCATCGGGAACAACCGCATCCCCACCGTCGACTTCGCCACCATCCACTACTACCCCGACGTGTG GCTGCCGGGTTCGACCGGGGAGCAGCAGGTGGAGTTCTGGAAGAAGTGGATGGCATCGCACATCGAGGACACGGCAAAGGCGCTGCGGAAGCCGCTGGTGGTGGCTGAGTTTGGATGGAACTCCGTCGGCAACGCGGtgacggcgcgggacgactacTTCCGCATGGTGTACGACGCCATCTACGCGTCTGCGAAGAGGGGCGGGCCGTGCGCTGGGGGCCTCTTCTGGCAGGTCTTGGCGCCCGGGATGGAGAGCTGGACCGACCGCTACGCCGTCGTGCTTgagcgcagctccaccaccgccgccatcgtCTCCCAGGAGTACGCTAGGATCGGCAGAATCACGCCGTGA